One genomic segment of Actinoplanes ianthinogenes includes these proteins:
- a CDS encoding amino acid permease, which yields MARSGLFAIRDVGSLIHETTEQGTELKKAVGVTQLTAMGVGAIIGTGIFVVIGKGSGIAGPAVILSFVLAAVACAFSALSYAELASSIPVSGSAYTYTYATLGEIVAWIIGWDLILEYGVSVAGIAIGWGGNLNAFLDAAFGYSLPDAIAKSPEDGGIFNLPAVFVVLAITFLLVRGVTESARVNLVMVVIKLVVLVFFIVVAFANFGTGNFHPFAPAGVDGITAAAAIIFFAYIGFDAVSTGSEEARNPSRDLPWAILGSLAICTVFYVLTTVGALGIASPDQMKDSDAPLAAALDQGAGMSWAAGILALGAVIAITSVVIVIFYGQTRIFFAMCRDGLLPRKMATVHPRYGTPARLTFLLGVLIAILAALVPLGKIVELVNIGTLFAFVLVNIGVIILRRTRPEMPRPYRVPWSPVLPLIGVAFAVYLMSDLPLDTWIRFVVWLAAGLIIYALYGYRHSRLRQEAES from the coding sequence ATGGCCAGATCCGGACTGTTCGCGATCCGGGATGTCGGATCGCTGATCCACGAGACGACCGAGCAGGGCACCGAGCTCAAGAAGGCGGTCGGAGTCACCCAGCTGACCGCGATGGGGGTCGGCGCGATCATCGGGACCGGAATCTTCGTGGTGATCGGCAAGGGTTCCGGGATCGCCGGGCCAGCCGTCATCCTGTCGTTCGTGCTGGCGGCCGTGGCCTGCGCGTTCTCGGCACTGTCCTACGCCGAGCTGGCCTCGTCGATCCCCGTCTCCGGCAGCGCGTACACCTACACGTACGCCACCCTGGGTGAGATCGTCGCCTGGATCATCGGCTGGGACCTGATCCTGGAGTACGGCGTCTCGGTGGCCGGCATCGCGATCGGCTGGGGCGGCAACCTGAACGCGTTCCTGGACGCGGCGTTCGGCTACAGCCTGCCGGACGCCATCGCCAAGTCCCCGGAGGACGGCGGCATCTTCAACCTGCCCGCTGTCTTCGTGGTCCTGGCCATCACGTTCCTGCTGGTCCGCGGTGTGACCGAGAGCGCCCGGGTCAACCTGGTGATGGTCGTCATCAAGCTGGTCGTGCTGGTCTTCTTCATCGTGGTGGCGTTCGCGAATTTCGGGACCGGCAACTTCCACCCGTTCGCCCCGGCCGGCGTGGACGGGATAACCGCGGCCGCGGCGATCATCTTCTTCGCCTACATCGGGTTCGACGCGGTCTCCACCGGCAGCGAGGAGGCCCGCAACCCGTCCCGCGACCTGCCCTGGGCGATCCTCGGCTCGCTCGCCATCTGCACGGTGTTCTACGTGCTCACCACCGTCGGCGCGCTCGGCATCGCCAGCCCCGACCAGATGAAGGACAGCGACGCGCCCCTCGCGGCCGCCCTCGACCAGGGCGCCGGGATGAGCTGGGCGGCCGGGATCCTGGCGCTGGGCGCGGTCATCGCGATCACCAGCGTGGTCATCGTGATCTTCTACGGACAGACCCGAATCTTCTTCGCCATGTGCCGCGACGGCCTGCTCCCCCGCAAGATGGCCACCGTCCACCCGCGCTACGGCACTCCGGCCCGGCTGACCTTCCTGCTCGGCGTCCTGATCGCGATCCTGGCCGCGCTGGTCCCGCTCGGCAAGATCGTGGAACTGGTCAACATCGGCACGCTGTTCGCGTTCGTTCTGGTCAACATCGGGGTGATCATCCTGCGCCGGACCCGGCCGGAGATGCCGCGGCCCTACCGGGTGCCGTGGTCGCCGGTGCTGCCGCTGATCGGCGTGGCGTTCGCCGTCTACCTGATGTCCGACCTGCCGCTGGACACCTGGATCCGGTTCGTGGTGTGGCTGGCGGCCGGGCTGATCATCTACGCGCTCTACGGCTACCGGCACTCCCGGCTGCGGCAGGAGGCCGAGTCATGA
- a CDS encoding STAS domain-containing protein — translation MTTRRQADGATVVDVRGSLDAATVESLRDVLLDTVQRDRPTAMIVDLTYVTFMDSVGIGALVAGQRAARDIGARFQLRNPSEFVHRQLRVTGLADLLGCI, via the coding sequence ATGACGACACGGCGGCAGGCCGACGGCGCCACCGTCGTCGATGTGCGAGGCAGCCTCGACGCGGCCACCGTCGAGTCCCTGCGCGACGTGCTGCTGGACACCGTCCAGCGCGACCGACCCACCGCGATGATCGTCGACCTGACCTACGTCACCTTCATGGACTCGGTGGGCATCGGCGCCCTGGTGGCCGGCCAGCGCGCCGCCCGCGACATCGGCGCCCGCTTCCAGCTGCGCAACCCCAGCGAGTTCGTGCACCGCCAGCTCCGGGTGACCGGCCTGGCCGACCTGCTGGGCTGCATCTAG